The genomic stretch TACACATACATCAGGAAAGGGTGGGTGGATTGTAGTTTTAACAACTATATATGATTGGATCAATTCATAGGATCTAACGTTTTATTTTGAAAGACGCTTGTACAAAATATATTGATTTTTTGTTTTCAGATGAATTATTTTTGTTGTGAAGATTCATTTTAGATGAAAAACATCCAATGGTTAGAGGTGACGGGAAACCCGGACACGCGCGAACGAGAAACCCAACCGTAAATAGCAGAGCGCGGCCAACCCTTTCCCCTTTCTCCCCCTTCGGCCTTCCTCTCCTAAACCCTAGCATTAgcatctcctccgccgccgccggcgaagcgcgGCGCGAGGAGATGGCGTTGTACCTGCTCTTCGAGTCGGCGTCGGCGTACGCTCTCTTCCACGCGTACGGCATCGATGAGATTGGGCAGAGCGTGGACGCGGTCCGCGCTTCCGTCCTGGACCTCCAGCGCTTCGGCAAGACTGTCAAGCTCGCCGGCTTCTCCCCCTTCTCCTCTGCCGTCGACGCGCTCAACCAGTGCAACGCCATCTCCGAAGGTATCATGCTCTCTCGCCTCCGCCCACTCGAAACCTCTGCCTGTAACTAGTTTCCGATCCCATTACTGATGATCCCCAAGGCCCCAACCCGACTGAATTGTGAGCGGTGTGTGGTCTGTGCAGGGATCATGACCGATGAGCTGAGGAACTTCCTGGAGCTCAACCTGCCCAAGGTGAAGGTGGGAAAGAAGGCGAAGTACAGTCTAGGTGTCATGGAGCCCAAGGTAGGGTCCCACATCTCTGAGGCCACGGGGATCCCCTGCCAGAGCAATGAGTTCGTCCAGGAACTCCTCCGAGGAGTGCGGCTGCACTTCGATCAGTTTATTGACCAACTCAAGGTGATGAATTTTACTTTTAAGCTTATCATCTACTCTATATTTGACATCACTTTTGTAGCTGGTCCAAATTTGGGCTCGAGAGTGTCATAAATGGATAAATCAAATGCTGCATCCTAGAGTGACTTGTTGCAGATTAGCTGGTTACtggacattttttttttcttgttagtTTCACCTGCGTAGCTGAGAACTATGATTTTGTATGGTTTTGGCCCTGAGAGTTACATACTGTAGAGCTCATGAGCATCTCTTCAATCGTACCTACTTGTTTCTAGTGCAACGATTTTTTCCTTCTTGGTGTAAGTTCGAACTGTTCTGCAAAGCGAATTGCTTGACACAACAAATGATATCGTTTTTGTTCCTGTTTGTTTACTGGTTTTCTTGTTGTGTGGTTGCAGAAATCTGACTTGGAGAAGGCTCAGCTAGGTCTGGGACATAGTTATAGCAGGGCTAAGGTCAAGTTCAATGTAAACCGTGTGGATAATATGGTGATTCAAGCAATCTTTCTGTTGGACACACTTGATAAGGATATCAATACCTTCTCCATGAGAGTGAGGTTTGTCTGTCATTTTTCATTTAATCTAGTTAGTGTCGGGCATTTCTTCGTTCTTCTTAGATGCTTTGACAATTTGCTCACCTTAAAAGCTTTACTTCATTTTGATACTGATGTGTGATCCTTGACAATCCTAAATAAGTTATACTTGAATGCCCTTAGTTCTGTGAATATTGTTTGCTTATGCTGGCTTGACATTACGAATCATGTCATTCTGATCTGTACTgttatttttcttcattttagtCTAATAGAAATGTCAGCATTAAATCATCTCTAATATCTACTGTGCTTTAGAGAAAGCAAACTTAAGTTTTTTGTAATGTTATACCTGCCACAACTTGGTGTTAAATTCTCAACTCTGGTAACCCTGAGTACACTTTAGAGGTATATGATAAAATGTTAACGCTAGTGTGAAAGATCATGTAACTCATCATGTTTGCATATATGTTATGTTTGTAATTGTAATTGACATTACcacatattttattttattcaacGTTATTGATGATGCAACAGTCTTTTTAATATTATGTATAATGTCATGTGGGTATGTATGTATTAACTTATTGCTTCACTACAATGCAGGGAGTGGTATTCATGGCATTTTCCAGAGCTAGTAAAAATTGTGAATGACAACTACCTTTATGCTAAGATTGCCAAGTTTCTGGTGAACAAATCTGATTTAGCAGAAAAAGACATTCCAGCTTTAGCAGATTTAACTGGAGATGAGGACAAGGCGAAAGAAATTGTTGAAGCAGCAAAGGCATCTATGGGTAAGAATACATCTACAATTGATTTTGCTATATTCGCAGTAGTGATACCTTTGTGTTAACTTTTCTCACTGTTGTGTTTTCAGGCCAGGATATTTCACCAGTTGATTTGATCAATGTCCAACAGTTTGCCCAAAAGGTCATGAATCTATCCGAATACCGTAAAAAGCTCTATGAGTATTTGGTAACAAAGAT from Setaria italica strain Yugu1 chromosome II, Setaria_italica_v2.0, whole genome shotgun sequence encodes the following:
- the LOC101778598 gene encoding nucleolar protein 56 — protein: MALYLLFESASAYALFHAYGIDEIGQSVDAVRASVLDLQRFGKTVKLAGFSPFSSAVDALNQCNAISEGIMTDELRNFLELNLPKVKVGKKAKYSLGVMEPKVGSHISEATGIPCQSNEFVQELLRGVRLHFDQFIDQLKKSDLEKAQLGLGHSYSRAKVKFNVNRVDNMVIQAIFLLDTLDKDINTFSMRVREWYSWHFPELVKIVNDNYLYAKIAKFLVNKSDLAEKDIPALADLTGDEDKAKEIVEAAKASMGQDISPVDLINVQQFAQKVMNLSEYRKKLYEYLVTKMNDIAPNLTSLIGEVVGARLISHAGSLSNLAKCPASTLQILGAEKALFRALKTRGNTPKYGLIFHSSFIGRASARNKGRMARYLANKCSIASRIDCYSELNTSIFGQKLREQVEERLDFYDNGVAPRKNLDVMKAAIEGITNAASEDGDCNEKSDVSAKKSKKKKSKADSAGSEAMDVDKPVAGEDEPQTEKKKKKKHKLEEPEDEGMATDDVKQDETPKKKKKKNREASEDIGPKTTTEGKKKKKKKKSKTDDDDV